The Helianthus annuus cultivar XRQ/B chromosome 11, HanXRQr2.0-SUNRISE, whole genome shotgun sequence region CTTGTATGTCCCCCATGAATGAATAGCAGTTCTGGTGGGCCATCTTCAGCGTCCTCAGGTGTTTGTTCCTGGTCAATCCTGTGTTTTCAAACAAAAACATTAGTAAAGAAATTTTAAAACTAAATGTAACTTCTACAAAAAATGTGTGACTATGGATGATCTTGTCACAATTTTAATATTGAACACATGTATGCCCCGCTTGCGGGGTGCACAtgtaatgtatatatgtgtgggcgctcggggggcaaaagtgaaatggtactaacttcaacgttattttactaatttcgtgaaaataacgttaaaagcagcgggatggttaatcatgcatcatatggtgacgttgatagctgaaagacacgggagtacatgcaccaatcagtctctgtcccgattgttttgagtgttatgtgtcttaggtccaaggcttgatacaaaactacaatcgagcctgGGGtatcactggaagcagcctctctattcctacagggtagaggtaaggctgtctacatctaccttcctcagaccctaccttagctttgctattggtgggatttactgagtacgATGATGATGTATGCTACTCCTATGGTCATTTGTAGACAGTGGGCAACCGCTATAACTTATCTGATAGCAAAAACACGCCTCAAAGTAAGCATTGACCTTTGAATAATAAATATTCCATTAACACAAAACGACTAGATTTATCTCACTTGCTCATAGATGATATTGAAAACGAAAGCAATCACCAATATCTCAACGCCATTATACTTATAAAATACAACCACAACGCTAATAGACAATTCAAGTGCGTACCTGCTAAGATCCCACACCATTAGTCGTCTACCAAGACAACAAGAAGCTAAAATCGTCTCATTCTCAGGATTCCATCCAACCTGGAACACTTCCTCCCTATATAACATGAAATAACAGTTAAATTCAtgctagaaaataaaaataacacTAACAATAATCAAAGATATGTATAAACTAAGAACTCTTACTTGTGACAATCAAAGGTATGGAGAGCAGTGTTGAGTTTTCGTAAGTCAAATAACTTAACAGTCTTGTCAGTTGATCCGGTTGCCAAAACCCATTCATTAAAAGGATTAAAAGCTAGGCAGTTGACCTATATCCCAAACACATAAACAAATCGTCAACTGTCGTTAAACATATTTGGTATTTTTATTTAtagaaaacaaataaataaaataaaaactacatAAAGGTCGCTATTTGTTGCTAAAAACCCTATGGCGCCACAACTATGCTCCTGTAGCCCATTTTATTACATCAAAACAGATATTctttttttgtactttttaagACACGTTGTTGCTTTTATAACAGTGAAAGAGTGTACTTACTTCACTTTGGTGAGCCATTACACTTTGGACAGGCTTAGTAACAGACGGAGACCGGAGATCCCATATGTGCAAATACTGATCATCCCCACACGAACCGAAAAGATATTCATGCCTCAGATGCCACGCCACGTCTTCTACAACCCCATCATGAACCTGTTAaacattacaaaaaaaatattaaaatcaaTACAAGTATAAAGACAGATGAAAGTTCTATAACATGTAAACTTACTTTGAATATTTGCATGGCGTCAAGTGATTTATTTTTGGGAGTTCCGTTAATGTCCCATAAGCAAATTTGAGCATCATCAGAACCGCTAAGCAAATGACCCTGTTTAAACTTACTCCATGATAAGCCGTATCCCTCGGTGTTGTGGCCCCTTAGTCTCAAATCAGGACTGCATGCTCCGTCTAGAGGAGGTTTAGACGGGTGTTTGCTGTAATCAAAGACGTAAACTTCGGCACTGACAGTTTTTGTAGCGATAATGAACGAGTTTTGAGGCATGTAGCGAGCCCTGTTCACCTCTCCATCATGATTTATCTGCTGAATTATTTGTACCTGAAAAGGAATAAACATAAACatacaataatttttttttcaaacactgTAAAACAATACAAAGCTAATGCTACTTGCACACACGCATGTGTGAAAACAGAAAATAATCCCTAATAGTTATATAAGTAATAGTGCAGAGTAAACCATGAATATATAATTCGACAAATGAACCCGTAAACCTAAACAAAATAAACGTAATAGCATAACTAAACCTCAAACACAAGTTTATACAAAAGTAATGATGGCATAGgtaactatcgaacgttacatcaATTGTTAGATCAAACTTAAAACAGACAAATCATCCAAGTTTTAGATAACTACAAATTCACAAACTTGTTCTCGTGTCACGCTACTAAACCCCGAACCTGAATCCACAATAAAGATactttaagaaaaaaaaacaaacccaatTCACAATTATAACATTATAAGgtaaaataaaaaaagtttaaagTTTAAAATGTCCCTGTTTCACTGGATTTTACTATAACCCCTTAACATTTTAAGATCCATCTCAAAAATAGTAaaattcacaaactttttctcaAGTAACACTACTAAACCCCAAACCTAAATCCATAATgaagataaaaataaaacagaaaccCAATCCACAATAACACTACACACCACAAAGTCAACCATATAAACACAATCAAAAGCCATCAAACTATTCACCCAAAGTTACCAATTGAAAAACACTTCAAATCACCAACAACCCTTTATTTGAAACAAAACCCTAAACATATTCAAAAACTAAATTATCAATTCTTAACACATAAAAACCAAATCCTTTTTATAACCCTTGAATAAGATTCATCCAAATTATGTTTAACAAAAAACAACTTACATAAACCCCTAAACCATAGTGTATTACATCAGCAACTGATTAAACAatccaaacaaaaaaaaacccaacaCATACACAAAataaaccctaaccctaatttcaACAAATCCAACAAACAAAGATCAACCcctgtaaaacaaaaaaaaaccaacCACAACCCACCTCAATTACCAATCCcaaacatcaaaaaaaaaaaaaaaaaaaaaaaaaaaaaaaaaaaaaaaaaacccacatCAACAATCCAACAAAAAACACAAACCTTTCCATTAGTCCCGCCAAACCCACCAAAATCAGATCGATCATCATCGTAATGACGAGCATCATACTCAGCATCTTCAAGAGGCAACTGAACCTGAGCCAGCATAAGATAATTGGGCTCGTTTTCCGAGGTGTGGGTCCCAAGAATCAGCTTCTGAACGGAGTAATCTTTTCCGGCGGGCTCATCACGGTCCGGGAGCCACTCAACGGTGAGTGAAGGCCACTCGAGTGCGTGTGTGATGACCAGATCGTACAAAAAGGGTGTGTTCTTTTTCCACACTTTGTATTCTTCGTTGATTAGTCTTTCTTCCATTTCACCcctcatatcatcatcatctttgcCCATTATTTGGATGGAATTGGGGTGAAAGATTTGATTTTTGGGGGTTCTTTGAAGGTGGAATCGGAGGGAAGTGTGAAGAGGGAAAAGGGAGGAGGATTGTTGGTTTTTTTTAGATACGGCTTGAAGGGTTTTATGGTGTGTGATGGGCCGGGTGTGGGTTGGGCCTAAGTGGTTTCTTTTTCCTATTTAGGGAAATTAGGTTAGGTTTTGTGGCTAAACCGGATCGGGTTATAACCGGGATGGGTTTGGTCGAAGAATGTCAAAATGGGTTAGGGTTGAAGCCGGTTTAGAACTTGTTTTAATTGGTTTGATTCGGGTTTAACTGGTTTCAAAATACAGGGTTACAAGCCGATTTTAACCTTATGATATGATTCGGGTTCAAACCGAGTTTAACCAAGGTGGTTTCTCTTTTGGGTTTGGTTCGGGTTCGAAATCAATGTCGGTTACTAATGCGGTTCTTTTGTGCGCCTCCATATTTGATTACATAAACCATATATGCAAAAATGTTGCTTGGTGAAAGTGTTTGTTGTTGAAATAAGGGAATAAGCATTAATTGTCGTGAACATTGGTATTCATTATATTACGAACAAACGATTAATAAAAGTGGGTGTGGTAGTGTATAATGCTTACATTGCTGACATGTTATCGAATCATTAAATAATTTTCCATTTACACATGTTAGAATAAGGGGTTTAGATTTATGAGATTATGACATAGAGACGCAATCTTAATGAGATTTTGCTAGTACGTAATGATTGATTGTCGTTTTACAATGATTTCATAATTTTCTCGAGTAAATATACTAATACTTGCACCTTGCTGGATTTGAACTCCCAACCTTTTGGTTGTTGGACACAACACATAACCATTAAGGACACGTAATGTATCATACAAAACAAAGAATCAATGTCTACTTCATTATTTCATGTAATGTCGATCTGATGTTATTTAACATACTAACAACTCAACTCGTGTTTATATGGTCGGTGTTGATGTAGATCTGTCACCCCTTAAGGAAACATAGTGATTGATATAAAAGCAAAAACTCAACGCCCACCTCATTTTTCATGAAATGTCGATCTGTGTTAACCTACCGACAACCAGACTCGTGCTTATATGGTCAGTGTTGACGTAGATCTTTTATACTCATTTCACCTTGGATAATCACCATGCCTATTAATTTCGTGTATCTGTTTTGAAAATTAAAGAGATGGAAACGACACGATTCGTTCTTAACGCCCACCAGGAGTCTAGTTGCAATTGCAAGAATCACGACACGATAAAACAAAatagataatttttttttgttgatcTTTATAGATGATGTAAGCCTGAGGTAATTGATGTGCATGTGATATAGTGTGTTTAGTGATACTTTTGAATACGTTTATCaaggttttaaatttataaaaaatgatTTTTACGTAGACTTAACGCACACAACATGCAAGTGTATCTACCGCCATGTAGTAAAGTTTATTTAAGaaccgagtatcgaacccaaagGACACGACTTCTACTGGTCAACATTTCTTTTGTTATCAACTAGTTTTAGTAAATCGATTTTGTTTGGTttgtagaagattaaaaaaagaCATAAAAGTAGATGCGAGTAATAATAAATTAGTGGAGAATATCAGGTCAGATGAAGTATTGCTTTGAGATGGAATCCACTTGGGATGAATAAATGTTAAGTTATTAGCTTGGTGGTGTGGTTAACATATTAAAAATACCCGATACCTAGCGAAGGTTACCGATGTGTTTTCATTACGTTTACAAAATATATTGTTTGATGTTATTTTGGAAGGGCTCCTGTTAAGGTTACCGCAACCCTCAACCTCTTGGAAAGCTTATAGATTAAGTTATCGCAATGTCTAGATCATGTGTAAGACCCTTACTatttataaacataaaatttaatAAAGATATTTgcatttatttaataataataataatacaaatacAAGATCCTTCGTATGTTCGAGTTTCATAAAAACTTCATAAGTATTAGAACATTTCAACGTGTCGTTGTCGTTTAGTTTCAAAAACAACTAAACAAAGTGCGGACGCTTGATTCTTTAActgtgttcggttcttcactaCGCTTGGTCGCCATTCTAATCTTCAAATCATTACCTAAATTCCATAAACCATCAATTACGTTAGTATTATGGAGTTTAAACATATTAAAATGGTCTGGAATCGTCAGAAACAACAACAAATTCTGCCATATAACCCGCCATAAGCTACGGCtccctgccgtagcttacggcagagCTTAATTGTTTTTTGACAGCAACCTCCTGTCGTAGCTTACGGTAGGCTGGAGCTGCAGATTCCGGCATTGCCCTTTTGTTCATAAAAACTCCGTAACTTATCCAAATTCTCATCtgtttcacttgaaacttgtttctaAATGTCTGTAAAACATTTACCTACGTATTTAACCCAAAATCCTTAACCCGGATTCTTAGCTTTTATGAATTACGCGTTTGTTACCCAATTCGCGCATATAAATTATTTGGCCCGTTTCGAGATTTGTGTACCAAACATCAAATCTTGCTTATTCTTTTCATACTTCCTATTTCCGCGCTAAAACTTCCAtttatcttccaccacaactatatttgtggtgaaTTATTTTAGTGAAAACATTATATGCCGATTCTACCATCTGGATCAACAATTTAAGAAAAGTGACTCGTTAGGCGGCATTTAGCTAAAAAGGCTTACGCCTTTCACTTTTATTCCACCCAAATATAAAATCCATTTTTAAACTGCCCTCAAGGCTCATTTGACCGATTTGCTATTTGGGGGCGTTTTAGTCAAATTTTAGTCCTTTTAACTACGAATGACATTTTAAAAGCTTGTTTTGACCAAGTATACTCTTTTAACCCGTATTTCCTTTTAAATGTATTATGTCTCTAAGAACATAATATCTCAAATTCAAATCGCTAGATATACCTCACTTTAGGTAAATCCAATGTTCAACCATGACTCGATTAGCTCTCCTCGGCCCTAAGACCTCGTTGAGAGTTTGACCCATTACACATACTTGGCTCGGGTCAAagcattgacccgttttaataccttgtcgTATTAGTTGCTGATTAATAGCAACACAATCCCATACGCTATTCACCCCTGTGAGCATAAGACTCGACAAGCAATCATTAGTCGTTATTGTCAAATGATGATaacatcaccatttgacccgtttgacctaAACGATCAAACATTATATATATTGCAAAATGGTATTTATTTACCATTCCACTCATTTGACCCATTACGGTTTTTCACCATATGGTCATATTTCTTAAAGGTCGTTCCTTTACTCGTTTGACCCATTATGGCTTACGCCATAGGGTGCCTTTTTAGAACTCATTGTTTATTTATCAACACGTGACCAAtttactattttaccctttatgtatggtttacaccataaGGTAACTTTTCGAAACTCATTGTTTATTTGTCAACACGTGATcaatttaccattttaccctttatACCCATTATGGTCTACACTATAAGATAACTTTTTAAAACTCATTGTTTATTTGTCAACATGTGACCAATTTACCATTTTACCATTTATACCCATTATAGTTTACACCATAAGGTAACTTTTCAAAACTCATTGTTTATTTGTCAACACGTGACcaatttaccattttaccctttttaccatcAGATATGGTTTTCTACCATTTTTATTTGTTCTGATCC contains the following coding sequences:
- the LOC110876983 gene encoding WD-40 repeat-containing protein MSI1, with the protein product MGKDDDDMRGEMEERLINEEYKVWKKNTPFLYDLVITHALEWPSLTVEWLPDRDEPAGKDYSVQKLILGTHTSENEPNYLMLAQVQLPLEDAEYDARHYDDDRSDFGGFGGTNGKVQIIQQINHDGEVNRARYMPQNSFIIATKTVSAEVYVFDYSKHPSKPPLDGACSPDLRLRGHNTEGYGLSWSKFKQGHLLSGSDDAQICLWDINGTPKNKSLDAMQIFKVHDGVVEDVAWHLRHEYLFGSCGDDQYLHIWDLRSPSVTKPVQSVMAHQSEVNCLAFNPFNEWVLATGSTDKTVKLFDLRKLNTALHTFDCHKEEVFQVGWNPENETILASCCLGRRLMVWDLSRIDQEQTPEDAEDGPPELLFIHGGHTSKVSDFSWNPCEEWVVASVAEDNILQIWQMAENIYHDEDETPAEESRGA